The following are encoded together in the Gordonia insulae genome:
- a CDS encoding amidohydrolase family protein has protein sequence MAIIENSVGQLPYMLTDFDQHSYEAEDCFTRFMPKAKLDTSVRPILSASGRKVLLANDRVVTALENDLDQAYVPGSLVEMLKQRASGDATDADRFYEPMQKEYLDRDARLIQLTEQQIERSIMYPGGWALMAEQYLKGIDPLYDNIESFNKWINEDWGFAYKNRIFAPALMSMRDLDRACEELDRVLAAGARFITMPAGPAYGRSPGDPYFDPFWARINEARAVVCYHIAEFHYQDNVASQWGWGLVPPFQFSAWQWQNTYGERPITDTLSALIFDNVFGKFPNVRVLVSEFGAEWVPHFIRHMDKSRGMARNGQWLGGQLKERPSTIFKKHVRVVPYPEDDTVTMIENLGSTETLLMGSDWPHAEGLREPADFYNRVEGLGDDVRREFLRENGMRLTEGTA, from the coding sequence ATGGCGATCATCGAGAATTCCGTAGGTCAACTGCCTTACATGCTCACCGACTTCGACCAGCACTCGTACGAAGCCGAAGACTGCTTCACGCGATTCATGCCGAAGGCGAAGCTGGACACGTCGGTCCGGCCCATCCTCTCGGCAAGCGGGCGCAAGGTACTGCTGGCCAACGACCGCGTCGTCACCGCGCTGGAAAACGACCTGGACCAGGCCTACGTTCCCGGTTCGCTTGTCGAGATGCTCAAGCAGCGCGCATCCGGTGACGCGACCGACGCCGACCGGTTCTACGAGCCAATGCAGAAGGAATACCTGGATCGAGACGCTCGCCTAATCCAACTGACGGAACAGCAGATTGAGCGTTCGATCATGTACCCGGGCGGGTGGGCGCTCATGGCGGAGCAATACCTCAAGGGTATCGATCCGCTGTACGACAACATCGAGTCCTTCAACAAGTGGATCAACGAGGACTGGGGCTTCGCGTACAAGAACCGCATCTTCGCGCCGGCACTGATGTCGATGCGAGATCTCGATCGCGCCTGCGAGGAACTTGACCGCGTGCTCGCCGCCGGAGCTCGCTTCATCACGATGCCCGCCGGCCCCGCATACGGCAGGTCCCCCGGCGACCCATACTTCGATCCGTTCTGGGCCCGAATCAACGAGGCACGCGCGGTCGTCTGCTATCACATCGCCGAATTCCACTATCAGGACAATGTCGCCTCGCAATGGGGCTGGGGATTGGTACCACCCTTCCAGTTCTCCGCGTGGCAATGGCAAAACACTTACGGGGAACGTCCGATCACGGATACACTTTCCGCGCTGATTTTCGACAACGTCTTCGGCAAATTTCCAAATGTACGAGTTCTCGTCAGCGAGTTCGGTGCCGAGTGGGTTCCGCATTTCATCCGGCATATGGACAAGAGCCGAGGAATGGCCCGGAACGGACAGTGGCTCGGGGGGCAACTCAAGGAACGCCCGAGCACGATCTTCAAGAAGCACGTCCGAGTTGTGCCTTACCCCGAGGACGACACCGTCACGATGATCGAGAACCTCGGCTCTACTGAGACATTGCTGATGGGTTCGGATTGGCCACATGCCGAGGGACTACGTGAGCCGGCCGATTTCTACAACAGGGTCGAAGGCTTGGGCGATGACGTTCGACGTGAGTTCCTCAGGGAGAATGGCATGAGGCTCACGGAAGGTACGGCCTGA
- a CDS encoding acyl-CoA dehydrogenase family protein: MTVTDESRTLHDFEEALHESSDELAHLRMPAHALGQQLSNSAELMDWLYRGGWTRWGWPETIGGFGGPATIRCQIYEKLALSGYRIPDHLFVLEVVGPAVVSHAPSLAAEMMPKALSGVELWCQGFSEPEAGSDLASLRTRAVARDDGSFSVSGQKIWTSYGARADRIVLLARTGSADSRHRGLSMMLVDLDQDGIERRPIALASGREELSEIFFTDVRVDSSRLIGDIDGGWKVAMDLLQYERGVYAWMRMASTTAHLAQILRQMSDKPDALAADVVGRAYLALAGLRARTASTLRRLSADEVVGAQTSVDKLLLSTAEQKVLDASLTLLDAELLIGDRAVDAGWRDEWWYSRAASVYGGAREIQHSIIADRILGLPKESSRGR, translated from the coding sequence GTGACGGTGACCGACGAATCCCGGACCCTGCATGACTTCGAAGAGGCGCTTCACGAGTCCTCCGACGAACTCGCCCACCTACGGATGCCAGCCCACGCACTCGGGCAACAGCTTTCGAACTCTGCAGAATTGATGGACTGGCTCTATCGCGGAGGTTGGACTCGTTGGGGGTGGCCCGAGACCATCGGGGGGTTCGGCGGACCAGCAACCATCCGCTGTCAGATCTACGAGAAACTGGCACTGAGTGGCTACCGCATACCCGATCATCTCTTCGTTCTGGAGGTGGTCGGGCCGGCAGTGGTGTCTCACGCACCTTCGCTCGCCGCCGAAATGATGCCGAAAGCCCTCAGCGGCGTGGAGCTCTGGTGCCAGGGGTTCTCTGAGCCCGAGGCCGGTAGCGACCTCGCGTCGCTGCGGACGCGGGCCGTTGCCCGTGATGACGGGAGCTTCTCGGTCAGCGGGCAGAAGATCTGGACCTCCTACGGGGCTCGCGCGGATCGGATTGTCCTCCTCGCCAGAACTGGCTCCGCGGACAGTCGACATCGCGGGCTGAGCATGATGCTCGTCGACCTCGACCAAGACGGAATCGAACGCCGGCCGATTGCTCTGGCCAGCGGACGAGAGGAACTGTCCGAGATCTTCTTCACGGACGTGCGGGTCGATTCGTCGCGCCTCATCGGCGACATCGACGGAGGGTGGAAAGTGGCCATGGATTTGCTGCAGTACGAGCGAGGGGTCTACGCCTGGATGAGGATGGCGAGCACGACCGCTCATCTGGCACAGATTCTGCGCCAGATGAGTGACAAACCGGATGCGTTGGCAGCCGACGTCGTCGGCCGGGCGTATCTGGCGCTGGCGGGCTTGCGCGCCCGGACTGCATCGACCCTCCGTCGTCTGTCCGCGGATGAGGTCGTCGGTGCCCAGACAAGCGTGGACAAGCTGTTGCTGTCGACCGCTGAACAAAAGGTGCTGGATGCGTCGCTGACGCTCTTGGATGCCGAACTCCTCATCGGTGACCGCGCTGTTGACGCTGGTTGGCGTGACGAATGGTGGTACTCCCGTGCCGCATCCGTGTATGGCGGCGCTAGGGAGATCCAGCACAGCATCATCGCCGATCGTATTCTCGGCCTGCCCAAGGAGAGTTCCCGTGGACGCTGA
- a CDS encoding acyl-CoA dehydrogenase family protein — translation MFAEQGATATASAVLDVVMTDACGIGANGANAPRLPVVHPLARTATSIDGAHLVVDGVSLSSAEFSTDMLVASPDDETVILRVPRPQPHETAAVSGFDPSSKFHHIQFRVPIAEAEDMGADWRIARAAGRRALAGELVGNGRAMLGIAVDQVSHREQFGRAIGANQTPRHRLADSYVHLAAANELVDAAWSSQNEWDAIVAKTYAGYANELTASACLQVCGAIGLTSEHRLGGYVKRARMLDALYGGWHRSIQRIGMDLTASGSLPQGASA, via the coding sequence TTGTTCGCAGAACAGGGAGCAACAGCAACCGCATCTGCCGTACTGGATGTCGTCATGACCGATGCCTGCGGCATCGGAGCCAACGGTGCCAACGCGCCACGGTTACCGGTCGTCCACCCGCTCGCTCGGACTGCCACATCAATCGACGGCGCCCACCTGGTGGTCGACGGTGTTTCACTGAGTTCGGCCGAGTTCTCCACCGACATGCTCGTGGCATCGCCTGACGACGAAACCGTGATTCTCCGTGTTCCGCGCCCGCAGCCACATGAGACGGCCGCGGTCTCGGGTTTCGACCCGTCCTCCAAGTTCCACCACATACAGTTCAGGGTTCCGATCGCCGAGGCCGAAGACATGGGAGCCGATTGGCGGATCGCGCGGGCCGCAGGGCGCCGTGCGCTCGCGGGCGAGCTCGTCGGCAACGGAAGGGCAATGCTCGGCATTGCCGTCGACCAAGTCAGCCATCGTGAACAATTCGGGCGTGCAATCGGGGCCAATCAGACACCACGTCACCGATTGGCCGATTCCTATGTCCATCTGGCGGCCGCGAACGAGTTGGTCGACGCGGCGTGGTCGAGCCAGAACGAGTGGGACGCGATCGTTGCAAAGACCTACGCCGGGTACGCCAATGAGCTGACTGCCAGTGCCTGCCTTCAGGTCTGCGGAGCAATCGGTCTCACGTCCGAGCATCGGTTGGGCGGGTACGTCAAACGAGCCCGGATGCTCGACGCGCTGTACGGCGGCTGGCACAGATCGATCCAGCGCATTGGAATGGACCTGACGGCCTCGGGCTCGCTGCCGCAGGGAGCGTCGGCGTGA
- a CDS encoding thiolase family protein — MSNSDSIAIIGIGIHPFGRFDASAQDMALTAIRLALKDAGVTWPDIQIATGGSLDGGQADVMVGQLGPTGLPFINVLNGCATGAASLITARNMITSGMGDLGLVVGFDKHPRGAFTAPDVTTWGVGHWYGETGMFVNPQFFGMKARRYMHDHDIPLESLTDVAEKAFRNGELNPNAWRRKPIPREQIENSRLINDPLRQFMICSPSEGAVALVVCRAEVADKYTDSPIYVRAAELVSRKYGSFELFQTSLPHDLPPTPSEMSSQKAYAAAGLTPQDIDVWQVQDTESGAEIMHMAEVGLCEHGAQPELIRSGATSIGGSHPVNTDGGLLANGEPVGASGLRMVYEASLQLRGQAGERQVDDPQTALTHVYGAPGISAATILSKVASS, encoded by the coding sequence AGTGCCCAGGACATGGCCCTGACCGCAATCCGGTTGGCACTCAAAGATGCCGGCGTCACGTGGCCAGACATCCAGATCGCTACCGGCGGTAGCTTGGACGGCGGGCAGGCAGATGTGATGGTCGGCCAACTCGGCCCCACCGGCCTACCTTTCATCAACGTCCTCAATGGCTGCGCCACAGGCGCCGCCAGTCTCATCACCGCACGCAACATGATCACCAGCGGTATGGGCGATCTCGGATTGGTGGTCGGGTTCGACAAACACCCACGTGGAGCGTTCACGGCGCCCGACGTGACCACGTGGGGCGTAGGCCACTGGTACGGGGAGACGGGGATGTTCGTCAACCCGCAGTTCTTCGGGATGAAGGCTCGCCGATACATGCACGACCACGACATTCCCCTCGAGAGTCTGACCGATGTCGCCGAGAAGGCATTCAGGAATGGCGAACTCAATCCCAATGCCTGGCGGCGCAAGCCCATCCCACGCGAGCAGATCGAAAACTCGCGCCTGATCAACGATCCACTTCGCCAATTCATGATCTGCTCGCCGAGCGAGGGAGCCGTCGCGCTCGTGGTCTGTCGCGCGGAGGTGGCCGACAAGTACACCGATTCACCGATCTACGTCCGAGCAGCGGAGTTGGTCAGTCGTAAGTACGGGTCATTCGAACTGTTCCAGACCTCGCTCCCGCACGACCTGCCGCCTACACCGTCCGAGATGTCGTCGCAAAAAGCTTATGCAGCAGCAGGACTGACCCCACAAGATATCGACGTGTGGCAGGTGCAAGACACCGAAAGCGGTGCCGAGATCATGCACATGGCCGAGGTCGGGCTCTGCGAACACGGAGCGCAACCAGAACTCATCCGCTCGGGTGCCACCTCCATCGGTGGTTCACATCCGGTCAACACCGATGGTGGCCTTCTCGCCAACGGGGAGCCGGTCGGGGCATCCGGTCTGCGAATGGTCTATGAAGCGAGCCTCCAGCTACGAGGGCAAGCCGGCGAACGTCAGGTAGACGATCCCCAGACGGCGTTGACCCACGTCTACGGTGCCCCTGGAATCAGTGCGGCCACAATCCTGAGCAAGGTGGCCTCGTCGTGA
- a CDS encoding thiolase family protein: protein MPDSRNPMKDRVAIAGASTTGFIAKNLERSQTSLAAEACVDVIRKSGIDRSEIDGICGSYPTAAVMQSTLGIPELTWSGNPFIPLVDHIATAAAAIHAGLCNVVLVYHAAYRVSWNTGSALKDPFRRISTPGLSDPHPGPETMASSAGYTGWASRYMHEYGVSREDFGLVAMNSRRNAAQNPGAALREPMTMDDYLAARMIRWPLCLLDMDVAVDGADAFILTTADRARDLPLPPVLINAAVLGQDRHNEEDQTVSLRQHGQQVVIETLKAKGDFWLDDIDLYYPYDGFTPITLNWIENAGWCEPGMGGKFLREHWDDASSRVLINGRIPMNTHGGSLSEGGTQGSGHIREAVHQLQGLAGDRQVAGARRALLTIGGFFFNAQGLMLHTG, encoded by the coding sequence ATGCCTGATTCACGGAACCCGATGAAGGACAGGGTCGCCATAGCCGGCGCCTCGACTACCGGGTTCATCGCAAAGAATCTTGAACGAAGCCAAACGTCATTGGCTGCAGAGGCGTGCGTCGACGTCATCCGTAAAAGCGGCATCGACCGGTCCGAGATCGACGGAATTTGCGGAAGCTACCCGACCGCAGCGGTAATGCAGTCGACGCTCGGAATACCCGAATTGACATGGTCCGGAAACCCTTTCATTCCACTCGTCGATCACATCGCCACCGCGGCCGCGGCCATCCATGCCGGACTATGCAACGTTGTGCTCGTCTATCACGCCGCGTACCGTGTATCCTGGAATACCGGTTCTGCGCTCAAGGATCCCTTCCGCAGAATTTCTACGCCGGGCTTGTCTGATCCCCATCCAGGCCCCGAGACGATGGCCTCCAGCGCCGGCTACACCGGATGGGCGTCGCGGTATATGCATGAATATGGTGTCAGCCGTGAGGATTTCGGACTTGTTGCGATGAATTCGCGTCGCAACGCTGCCCAGAATCCGGGGGCCGCCCTGCGCGAGCCCATGACGATGGACGACTACCTCGCAGCACGGATGATCCGGTGGCCTCTGTGCCTACTGGACATGGATGTGGCCGTCGACGGCGCCGACGCCTTCATCCTCACCACGGCCGACCGGGCACGTGATCTACCGTTACCTCCGGTCCTGATCAACGCGGCAGTCCTCGGTCAGGATCGGCACAACGAAGAAGATCAGACCGTCAGTCTTCGTCAACACGGCCAACAGGTGGTGATCGAGACGCTGAAAGCCAAGGGCGACTTCTGGCTTGACGATATCGATCTCTATTACCCTTACGATGGCTTCACCCCGATAACCTTGAACTGGATCGAGAATGCGGGCTGGTGCGAGCCAGGAATGGGTGGAAAGTTCTTGCGCGAACACTGGGATGATGCTTCCAGTCGCGTGCTCATCAACGGCCGGATCCCCATGAATACGCATGGCGGTTCGCTGTCCGAGGGCGGTACGCAAGGTTCTGGCCACATCCGCGAGGCCGTCCATCAATTGCAAGGACTGGCCGGTGACAGGCAAGTTGCCGGGGCGAGACGCGCTCTGCTGACCATCGGTGGATTCTTTTTCAACGCGCAAGGCTTGATGCTCCACACCGGTTGA
- a CDS encoding class I adenylate-forming enzyme family protein has product MIESLDSADDDETALDMFRALVADSPDSPLLDYFDNSLSVDDIDRLSDSLAAGLSDGGFHEGDRLALYLQNVPQYVVTLLAVWKLKGIAVAINPMLTGHEVSKLLADSTPKVLVCLDELFTLGIATAVANSTVTRVITTSPLDWRATIADSSIVANTVDGLDGCEDLSELIKHNDNRKPPHLSPVPDDVAVITYTSGTTGVPKGAMNSHRNVATGGRAYRDWFGLGRDDIILGIAPLFHVTGLSGHIASTLAAGARLILLYRFTVDEVARVVRDKRPTFTVGAITAFIALANSPEVRHADLASLTKVASGGAPVAAATIDNFEDLFGSYIHNVYGMTETTSPVLAVPMNSRAPVGTQTEALSVGVPVITADVAVVGDDGLPVAVGELGEVAVSGPQVITGYWNNPAADAEAFRNGRLLTGDVGYRDDAGWFYLVDRRKDMIIASGYKVWPREVEDTLYKHEAVLEAGVVGQPDDYRGESVMAFVSLRDGFETTPQELIDFCRSRMAAYKYPREVVIVDAIPKTVTGKVLRRELRPGIQPELHRPG; this is encoded by the coding sequence ATGATCGAGAGTCTCGACTCAGCGGACGACGACGAAACGGCCTTGGACATGTTCCGAGCTCTGGTGGCAGACTCCCCCGACTCGCCGCTGCTCGATTACTTCGACAACTCGTTATCGGTCGATGACATCGACCGGCTGTCCGATTCCCTGGCGGCTGGGCTGTCTGACGGCGGCTTTCACGAAGGCGACCGGTTGGCGCTCTACCTGCAGAATGTCCCGCAGTACGTGGTGACACTGTTGGCAGTCTGGAAGCTCAAGGGCATCGCGGTCGCGATCAATCCAATGCTCACCGGTCACGAGGTGTCGAAACTACTCGCCGATTCGACACCAAAAGTGCTGGTATGTCTCGACGAACTGTTCACCCTCGGTATTGCGACGGCAGTGGCGAACTCGACAGTCACCAGAGTCATCACCACCAGCCCGCTCGACTGGCGAGCAACGATTGCCGATAGCTCCATTGTCGCGAACACAGTAGACGGGCTTGACGGCTGCGAGGATCTGTCCGAGTTGATCAAACACAACGACAACCGGAAGCCACCCCACTTATCGCCGGTTCCCGACGATGTCGCGGTGATCACATATACCTCTGGAACTACCGGGGTACCCAAGGGCGCGATGAACTCTCACCGAAACGTGGCCACCGGCGGCCGAGCGTACCGCGACTGGTTCGGTCTCGGTCGGGATGACATCATCTTGGGAATCGCGCCCCTGTTCCATGTAACCGGATTGTCGGGCCACATCGCGAGCACTCTGGCGGCCGGTGCGCGCCTGATACTTCTGTACAGGTTCACCGTGGATGAAGTAGCGCGGGTTGTCCGCGACAAACGGCCGACGTTCACCGTCGGCGCCATCACAGCCTTCATCGCCCTGGCAAACTCCCCCGAGGTCAGGCACGCCGACCTCGCCAGCTTGACAAAGGTTGCATCCGGTGGCGCTCCAGTAGCGGCTGCGACGATCGACAATTTTGAAGATCTGTTCGGCTCGTATATCCACAATGTTTACGGGATGACCGAGACAACGTCGCCAGTGCTGGCGGTCCCCATGAACTCGAGGGCACCTGTCGGTACCCAGACCGAGGCGTTGTCCGTCGGAGTCCCCGTCATCACGGCCGATGTAGCCGTTGTCGGCGACGACGGGCTGCCCGTAGCTGTCGGCGAACTGGGCGAGGTTGCAGTTTCCGGCCCTCAGGTCATCACCGGCTATTGGAACAACCCGGCAGCCGACGCCGAGGCTTTTCGCAACGGCCGCCTCTTGACCGGTGACGTTGGTTACAGAGACGACGCCGGCTGGTTCTACTTGGTGGACCGGCGCAAGGACATGATCATCGCCAGCGGATACAAGGTATGGCCACGCGAAGTCGAAGACACTCTCTACAAGCACGAGGCCGTTCTGGAAGCAGGTGTGGTCGGTCAGCCTGATGACTATCGAGGTGAATCCGTCATGGCATTCGTCAGTCTCAGAGACGGATTCGAGACGACCCCTCAGGAACTGATCGATTTCTGCCGAAGCCGCATGGCGGCATACAAATACCCGCGTGAGGTCGTGATCGTGGATGCCATCCCGAAGACGGTCACCGGAAAGGTCCTTCGACGCGAGTTACGTCCAGGCATCCAACCCGAACTCCACCGTCCCGGATGA
- a CDS encoding enoyl-CoA hydratase/isomerase family protein has product MTEQTTTPHCRFDVVEDRIARLTINRPERLGAYTPQMCSEMLAAVKRVQLDDSIRVLILTGTGRGFCTGGDVSPDAGFGDALSHQIGRARELREDSHALVTALHKLDKPVVCAINGITVNGGLAFALACDIRIVAASARLGDTSGRAGLLPDEGGAWLFPRTMGYDKAFRMVTLSEIYDAQTALGLGLATEVVPDEELEMRALTLARQFAQGAPLAIRAVKMMMRRAMESTLESSLGDSQQAVLWVGPSNDALEGKTAFLERRSPNFTGN; this is encoded by the coding sequence GTGACCGAGCAAACGACAACTCCACATTGCCGATTCGACGTCGTCGAGGATCGCATCGCCCGGCTGACAATCAATCGCCCTGAGCGCCTGGGAGCGTATACGCCACAAATGTGTTCGGAGATGCTCGCCGCAGTCAAACGAGTACAACTCGATGATTCGATTCGCGTGCTGATCCTCACCGGCACAGGCCGAGGGTTCTGCACCGGTGGCGATGTTTCACCAGACGCCGGGTTCGGCGACGCGCTCTCTCACCAAATCGGGCGGGCACGAGAACTCCGCGAAGATTCTCACGCGCTTGTGACCGCGCTTCACAAGTTGGACAAACCAGTCGTCTGCGCAATCAACGGAATCACTGTCAACGGTGGCCTCGCGTTCGCTCTGGCCTGCGATATCCGGATTGTCGCGGCCAGTGCCCGACTCGGCGACACCAGCGGGCGAGCTGGGCTGCTGCCCGATGAGGGCGGTGCTTGGCTGTTCCCCCGGACGATGGGATACGACAAGGCGTTCAGAATGGTCACCCTATCGGAGATCTATGACGCCCAGACTGCGCTCGGGCTGGGGTTGGCGACCGAAGTCGTGCCCGACGAAGAGCTCGAAATGCGTGCCCTCACCCTCGCAAGACAGTTCGCACAGGGGGCGCCACTCGCAATCCGAGCGGTGAAGATGATGATGAGGAGAGCTATGGAAAGCACCCTGGAGTCGTCCCTGGGCGATTCTCAGCAGGCAGTATTGTGGGTGGGTCCGAGCAACGACGCACTGGAAGGCAAAACGGCCTTCCTCGAGCGACGGAGCCCGAACTTCACCGGCAACTGA
- a CDS encoding Zn-ribbon domain-containing OB-fold protein: MTDEISNEALVQRFPGEPITHDNAAHYRGRLRRQLLVNRCDSCGAWHAPAKPICPDCWSSRVTPTSVSGNGTIFMAIFLHQGPPAEGVDYSTPYPVVTVELQEQAGLRITSTVVGASNADITIGAPVRLEWQERAGSPMPVFALRSAANA, translated from the coding sequence ATGACCGACGAAATCTCGAACGAAGCTCTGGTGCAACGGTTTCCTGGGGAGCCGATCACCCACGACAACGCCGCACACTACCGCGGACGACTTCGTCGACAGCTCCTTGTCAACCGGTGCGATAGCTGCGGGGCGTGGCATGCTCCCGCAAAGCCGATCTGTCCGGATTGCTGGTCGTCGCGAGTGACTCCGACTTCGGTCAGTGGCAACGGCACCATATTCATGGCCATCTTTCTCCATCAGGGACCACCGGCAGAGGGCGTGGACTACTCCACGCCCTATCCGGTGGTCACCGTCGAGCTCCAAGAGCAAGCCGGCCTTCGAATCACTTCGACCGTCGTCGGTGCTAGTAACGCGGACATCACAATTGGGGCGCCTGTACGGCTCGAGTGGCAAGAGCGCGCGGGTTCACCGATGCCGGTATTCGCATTGAGGAGTGCTGCCAATGCCTGA
- a CDS encoding Zn-ribbon domain-containing OB-fold protein has translation MATATALPSDYVQITTNPVTEPFWTAAREGRLVAPKCSACGHFRLPPTPYCPECQSTDVDWVELSGAATVYSFAVVHGFPGLPDVTLVPVVVDLPDAPGARLVSNIVDVDPEDVEIGQALTVDFHPITDGWMLPVFRLAPDEN, from the coding sequence ATGGCGACCGCAACCGCGCTACCGAGCGATTATGTTCAGATCACCACGAATCCGGTGACCGAGCCCTTCTGGACCGCAGCCCGGGAAGGCCGGCTCGTCGCGCCGAAATGCTCTGCGTGCGGGCACTTCCGGCTTCCGCCGACGCCTTACTGTCCCGAGTGTCAGTCCACGGATGTGGACTGGGTCGAATTGTCGGGAGCGGCAACTGTGTACAGCTTCGCCGTGGTGCACGGTTTTCCGGGATTGCCCGACGTCACCCTGGTACCGGTGGTCGTGGACCTTCCGGATGCCCCGGGGGCACGGCTGGTCTCCAACATCGTCGACGTTGATCCGGAGGACGTGGAGATCGGTCAGGCCCTGACCGTGGACTTTCACCCGATCACCGACGGCTGGATGCTGCCGGTCTTCCGTCTGGCACCCGACGAGAATTGA
- a CDS encoding PaaI family thioesterase, with amino-acid sequence MSGQHPPGAAGFSDGGERPWRSSELSGGAEYSAVYGDMIENLGDFLDRLAEAKPDPELLESLSAVLGSWARKLEPLGVRERDRVFGRRTDIPGRGQTMSPTIVVTESDGDSVSGTVRFGPYFLGGNNAAHGGTIPLMFDEILGRLANSGGRPPQRTAYLHTDFRSITPIARTLQLRAWLVSEEGRKRILKATLHDGDILCAEAEGLFVALRPDQP; translated from the coding sequence TTGAGTGGGCAACATCCACCCGGCGCCGCGGGGTTCTCCGATGGCGGAGAACGCCCGTGGCGTTCCTCGGAGCTCTCCGGCGGAGCGGAATACAGCGCCGTGTACGGCGACATGATCGAGAACCTCGGGGATTTCCTGGACCGCCTCGCCGAGGCGAAGCCCGACCCCGAGCTCCTGGAGTCATTGTCCGCCGTTCTCGGTAGCTGGGCGCGAAAACTCGAGCCACTCGGCGTGCGCGAACGCGATCGGGTCTTCGGACGACGAACCGACATCCCGGGCCGCGGTCAGACGATGTCGCCGACCATAGTCGTCACCGAATCCGACGGCGACAGTGTGAGCGGGACGGTCCGTTTCGGCCCTTACTTTCTCGGTGGCAACAACGCCGCCCATGGCGGCACCATCCCGCTGATGTTCGACGAGATACTTGGTCGCCTGGCGAACTCTGGGGGTCGGCCGCCCCAACGGACTGCGTACCTGCACACCGATTTTCGTTCCATCACACCGATCGCTCGGACCTTACAGTTGCGCGCCTGGCTGGTCAGCGAAGAAGGCCGCAAGCGCATTCTCAAGGCGACACTGCACGACGGGGACATATTGTGTGCGGAGGCCGAGGGCCTGTTCGTGGCGTTGCGGCCCGATCAGCCCTAG